One genomic region from Anabaena sp. PCC 7108 encodes:
- the cbiB gene encoding adenosylcobinamide-phosphate synthase CbiB → MTNNEQYILIFAALLDYLVGDPWGWPHPVRVMGWVISHLSKFLLQQCQSSLTQRLAGIGLGLILIIGSGLTGWLIILIAKWLNPLLGIALQSILLASCFALHSLRKAAMDVLQPLTIENLGEARQILSNYVGRDTENLSETEILRAVLETVTENATDGVMAPLFYAIVGAFIPFVGVVPLALAYKASSTLDSMVGYREAPYTNIGWFSARLEDCLTWLPCRLTVITLALLSAKPSDIWRICRRDAIKDPSPNSGWSECAYAAVLGVQMGGTNWYRGVAKDKPLLGDAIYSITPDSIHKALQLTRFCFLLWLGVAIFLIRNS, encoded by the coding sequence GACCAATAATGAACAATATATATTAATTTTTGCTGCCTTGTTAGATTACTTAGTTGGTGATCCTTGGGGTTGGCCTCATCCAGTACGAGTGATGGGGTGGGTGATTTCTCACTTGAGTAAATTTTTACTGCAACAGTGTCAGAGTTCTCTAACACAGCGTCTAGCCGGAATTGGACTCGGACTGATCCTCATCATCGGCAGCGGTTTAACAGGCTGGTTGATAATTCTAATTGCTAAATGGCTAAATCCATTGTTAGGAATTGCCCTACAAAGCATTCTCCTAGCCAGTTGTTTTGCTCTTCATAGTTTGCGTAAAGCTGCTATGGATGTTCTTCAACCTTTAACAATAGAAAATTTAGGCGAAGCACGACAGATTTTAAGTAATTACGTGGGTAGGGATACAGAAAATCTTTCAGAAACAGAAATTTTGCGAGCAGTTCTAGAAACGGTAACAGAAAATGCTACCGATGGAGTCATGGCTCCCCTATTTTATGCAATTGTTGGAGCATTTATACCATTTGTTGGAGTAGTACCTTTAGCTCTGGCATATAAAGCTAGTAGTACTCTAGATTCAATGGTGGGTTATCGGGAAGCACCTTATACTAATATTGGTTGGTTCAGTGCGCGGTTAGAAGATTGTTTAACTTGGCTTCCCTGTCGGTTGACTGTGATAACTTTGGCGCTGTTATCAGCTAAACCCTCAGATATCTGGCGAATCTGTCGCCGGGACGCGATTAAAGACCCCAGTCCCAATTCTGGCTGGAGTGAGTGTGCCTATGCTGCGGTTTTAGGTGTACAAATGGGAGGGACAAATTGGTATCGTGGAGTGGCTAAAGATAAACCACTGTTAGGAGATGCTATTTATTCCATCACTCCAGATTCCATTCACAAAGCTTTACAACTGACTCGATTTTGTTTTTTGTTGTGGTTGGGGGTAGCAATATTTTTAATTCGTAATTCGTAA
- the pyrR gene encoding bifunctional pyr operon transcriptional regulator/uracil phosphoribosyltransferase PyrR, whose amino-acid sequence MSMKVVEILSSEELRRTLTRLASQIVERTRDLSQLVLLGIYTRGVPLANLLARQIETLEDVSVSVGALDITFYRDDLDQIGLRTPAKTDIPFDLTGKTVVLVDDVIFKGRTIRAALNAVNEYGRPEVIRLAVLVDRGHRELPIHPDFVGKKLPTAKEEIVKVYLQDNDGRDAVELIAN is encoded by the coding sequence ATGTCTATGAAAGTAGTTGAAATTCTCTCATCGGAAGAACTGCGACGAACCTTAACCAGGCTTGCTTCTCAGATTGTAGAAAGAACACGTGATTTGTCGCAATTGGTACTTTTGGGTATTTATACTAGAGGTGTGCCATTAGCAAATTTATTAGCACGTCAAATAGAGACTCTGGAAGATGTCAGCGTGTCCGTTGGAGCATTAGATATTACATTCTACCGTGATGACCTCGATCAAATAGGATTAAGAACTCCAGCCAAAACCGATATTCCTTTTGATCTGACAGGAAAAACAGTTGTACTTGTAGATGATGTTATTTTTAAAGGCAGGACAATTCGTGCTGCGTTAAATGCAGTCAACGAGTATGGTAGACCGGAAGTAATTCGTTTAGCGGTGTTAGTAGACAGAGGTCATCGAGAGTTACCAATTCATCCAGATTTCGTTGGCAAAAAATTACCTACTGCTAAAGAAGAGATTGTCAAAGTTTACCTACAAGATAACGATGGACGCGATGCAGTGGAGTTGATTGCTAATTAA
- a CDS encoding response regulator, whose protein sequence is MNNSPIKVLLIDDDEDDYILIREWLREFQVAGCELEWVKNYETARDAIAQHQHDIYLVDYRLGQHNGLELLQEAMNNGYTCPFILLTGQGDREIDIEAMKVGAVDYLEKSQLTAPLLERSIRYAIERKQTEAKIRQQAALLDVATDAIFVHDLDNQISYWNKAAEYLYGWKAEEALTKKTQNLWQEKDLSKLSAALQILMKNGCWEGELYQVTKDDQEIIVESRWTLVPQLGYQAPSILVVNTNITQKKLLESQLLRTQRLESIGTLASGIAHDLNNVLTPILMTAQLLETQVKEERSQRLIPILTANAKRGANLVKQVLSFTRGLDSDNSSSLVKHSLLQLKHLLIEIQQIIKETFPKSIEVITEIPQNLWTVSGDTTQLHQVLMNLCVNARDAMPNGGTLKITAENLLVDENYAQMHIDAQVGPYIIITITDNGIGIPPVILDRIFEPFFTTKELGKGTGLGLSTVLGILKNHHGFINVYSEEKKGSQFKVYLPAKDTPEILETTEISWPQGNQELILVVDDEAAICDITKISLENYNYRVITARDGIEAIALYVEHRDEISLVLTDMGMPRMDGLTSIRTMQKINPNVKVIAISGLGTTDKVNAAYGLGVKDFLSKPYTANQLLQSISTVLNH, encoded by the coding sequence ATGAATAACAGCCCCATCAAAGTTTTGTTAATAGATGATGATGAAGATGATTATATTTTAATTCGTGAGTGGTTGAGAGAATTTCAGGTGGCTGGCTGTGAGTTGGAATGGGTGAAGAATTATGAAACAGCTAGGGATGCGATCGCTCAACACCAACATGATATCTATCTGGTAGACTACCGCTTAGGGCAGCATAATGGATTGGAACTGTTGCAAGAAGCCATGAACAATGGTTACACTTGTCCCTTTATTTTACTGACTGGCCAGGGTGATCGGGAAATAGATATAGAAGCGATGAAAGTAGGCGCAGTTGATTATCTGGAGAAAAGTCAACTAACAGCACCTTTATTAGAACGTTCGATTCGCTACGCTATTGAACGCAAACAAACAGAAGCAAAAATCCGTCAGCAAGCTGCTTTACTTGATGTCGCTACTGATGCCATTTTTGTCCATGATTTAGATAATCAAATTTCATATTGGAACAAAGCTGCCGAATATTTATACGGTTGGAAAGCCGAAGAAGCCCTGACAAAAAAGACACAAAACCTCTGGCAGGAAAAAGACTTATCTAAATTGTCAGCAGCACTCCAAATTCTCATGAAAAATGGCTGCTGGGAGGGTGAACTGTATCAAGTTACCAAAGATGATCAAGAAATCATTGTTGAAAGTCGTTGGACATTAGTACCTCAATTGGGTTATCAAGCACCATCTATTTTAGTTGTAAACACTAATATTACTCAAAAAAAGCTACTAGAATCTCAACTTTTACGCACCCAGCGTTTAGAAAGTATTGGCACATTGGCTAGTGGTATTGCCCACGATTTAAATAATGTCCTCACCCCAATTTTAATGACTGCTCAACTTTTAGAAACTCAAGTCAAAGAAGAACGTTCTCAACGACTAATTCCAATATTGACTGCCAATGCTAAACGAGGGGCAAACTTAGTTAAGCAAGTATTATCTTTTACTCGTGGGCTAGATAGTGATAATAGTAGCTCTTTAGTAAAGCATTCACTTTTACAATTAAAACATTTGTTGATAGAAATTCAGCAAATTATTAAAGAAACTTTTCCTAAATCTATTGAAGTTATCACTGAAATTCCCCAAAATCTTTGGACTGTATCTGGTGATACTACTCAACTACATCAAGTCTTAATGAATTTATGTGTTAATGCTCGTGATGCTATGCCTAATGGTGGTACTTTAAAAATTACTGCCGAAAATCTTTTAGTTGATGAAAATTACGCCCAGATGCATATTGATGCTCAAGTTGGACCTTACATCATCATTACAATAACTGATAATGGAATTGGTATTCCACCAGTAATATTAGATCGGATATTTGAACCATTTTTTACTACTAAAGAACTTGGCAAAGGAACTGGTTTAGGTCTATCTACTGTATTGGGAATTCTTAAAAATCATCATGGTTTTATCAATGTCTATAGTGAAGAAAAAAAAGGCAGTCAATTTAAAGTTTATTTACCAGCAAAAGACACACCAGAAATTCTAGAAACAACAGAAATATCTTGGCCTCAAGGTAATCAAGAACTCATATTAGTTGTAGATGATGAAGCTGCCATTTGTGATATTACAAAAATATCATTAGAAAACTATAATTATAGAGTAATTACAGCCCGTGATGGTATTGAAGCAATAGCCTTATACGTAGAACATCGTGATGAAATATCTCTAGTTTTAACTGATATGGGAATGCCACGTATGGACGGACTAACTAGCATTCGTACCATGCAAAAAATTAATCCCAACGTTAAAGTTATTGCTATCAGCGGATTAGGGACTACAGATAAGGTAAATGCAGCCTATGGTCTAGGTGTTAAAGATTTTTTATCCAAACCTTACACAGCAAACCAATTATTACAAAGTATCAGTACAGTTCTCAATCATTAA
- a CDS encoding ATP-binding protein: protein MTKELPAQTEQKHQWEAKLKMALDAAQMSIWTLDIHNHQITSAINLEAIFSLEKDSCNHTYEAILNCVHTQDRDFLKRVHQQAIKDGREFEIEYRIVLADDSICWLVSKGVIWRDSSGVPVQMCVVDMDISKRKQDEAELQQQNLRCLQQATLTQLFANITLKIRQSLQIDEILETSVTEVQKLLQADRVLILKLHSNRSFLAVKEAVIPGLPVVMGQTITDSCFAEDYVYQKYCQGQISAISNIETAQIQLCHVEFLQQFAVKANLVVPIFQKNQLWGLLVAHQCLHTREWTDWEIELLRQLADQIGIALAQSLILEQETHQRQELIRSNEELQQFAFIASHDLQEPLRKIRTFGDLLKVTCRDSLSTQGYDYLERMQKAALRMQTLIDDLLTLSRVTTKAKPFVSVNLSEIAQEVLSDLEVRIQQTGGRVEIGYLPIIQADPLQMRQLLQNLIGNALKFHRQNQPPVVRIFSQLLNNDLDDFEHKIRYFQIIVEDNGIGLPEAYLDRIFHVFQRLHSLTEYEGTGIGLAICRKITERHHGSIKAQNTPGQGAKFIVTLPIS, encoded by the coding sequence ATGACTAAGGAATTACCAGCACAAACTGAGCAAAAACATCAGTGGGAAGCAAAACTCAAGATGGCGTTGGATGCTGCTCAAATGAGCATCTGGACTCTTGATATCCACAACCACCAAATTACTAGCGCGATTAATTTGGAAGCTATTTTTAGTTTAGAGAAAGACAGTTGTAATCACACCTATGAGGCGATTCTGAACTGTGTTCATACACAAGATCGTGATTTTTTAAAGCGCGTTCATCAACAGGCTATTAAAGATGGAAGAGAATTTGAAATTGAATATCGAATTGTTTTAGCCGATGATAGTATTTGCTGGCTAGTTAGCAAAGGTGTAATTTGGCGAGACTCATCTGGAGTACCAGTGCAAATGTGTGTGGTAGATATGGATATTAGCAAGCGTAAACAAGATGAAGCAGAATTACAACAGCAAAATCTGCGCTGTTTACAGCAAGCAACATTAACACAATTATTCGCTAATATCACCTTAAAAATTCGTCAGTCTTTACAAATTGACGAAATTCTGGAAACTAGTGTTACCGAAGTACAAAAGTTACTGCAAGCAGATCGAGTATTAATCTTAAAACTGCATAGTAATCGTTCTTTTTTAGCTGTGAAAGAAGCTGTAATTCCTGGTTTACCAGTTGTCATGGGACAAACAATTACTGACTCTTGTTTTGCAGAAGATTACGTTTACCAAAAATATTGCCAAGGGCAAATTAGTGCAATTAGTAACATCGAAACGGCACAGATTCAACTTTGCCACGTTGAATTTCTCCAACAATTTGCTGTTAAAGCGAATCTTGTAGTGCCAATTTTCCAAAAAAATCAACTTTGGGGGTTGCTGGTTGCCCACCAGTGTTTGCATACTCGTGAATGGACTGACTGGGAAATTGAACTTTTGCGACAACTTGCCGATCAAATTGGTATTGCTTTAGCACAGAGTCTGATCTTAGAACAAGAAACTCATCAACGGCAAGAACTTATCCGTTCTAATGAAGAATTACAGCAATTTGCTTTTATTGCCTCCCATGATTTACAAGAACCACTACGAAAAATTAGAACATTTGGTGATCTCTTGAAAGTTACCTGTAGAGACTCATTAAGTACTCAGGGATATGATTATCTGGAACGTATGCAAAAAGCTGCCCTGAGAATGCAAACTTTGATTGATGACTTATTGACACTTTCACGGGTAACTACTAAGGCAAAACCTTTTGTATCGGTGAATTTATCAGAAATCGCTCAAGAAGTACTATCTGATTTAGAAGTACGTATTCAGCAAACTGGTGGACGAGTGGAAATAGGATACTTACCCATTATTCAAGCTGATCCTTTACAGATGCGGCAATTATTGCAAAATCTTATTGGTAATGCCCTGAAATTTCATCGTCAAAATCAACCTCCTGTGGTTAGAATATTTAGTCAATTATTAAACAATGATTTAGATGATTTTGAACACAAGATTAGATATTTTCAAATCATTGTTGAAGATAATGGTATTGGTCTGCCCGAAGCATATCTTGACCGGATTTTTCATGTTTTTCAACGTCTGCATAGTCTCACTGAATATGAAGGCACTGGCATCGGTTTAGCTATCTGTCGGAAAATTACTGAACGACATCATGGTAGTATTAAAGCACAAAATACTCCAGGGCAAGGAGCCAAATTTATTGTGACGTTGCCAATTTCTTAG